ctgctaattttttgggcgctgctaatttttgggcgctgctaatttttgggcgctgctaatttttgggcgctgctaattttttgggcgctgctaattttttgggcgctgctaatttttgggcgctgctaatttttgggcgctgctaatttttgggcgctgctaattttttgggcgctgctaaactacaaactacaagttttgggcgctgcttagactacaaactacaaagcgCGCTGCTctgaaaaccgaaaatatcgatttttaaatcaaaaattgaagtttttagtGGGAAAAAGGTagtttttaactcaaaaattcaagattttcctatttttaagtcaattcttctctttttcctggaaaataatcgttttttaaacatttttttaataaaaaataatatactTCAATAAAACATCGCTGTTTCTCCCGTTTTTCCTTCTCTTCCACCGTCCATCTCTCGACTTTCTTCGCATTTTTCAGGTTAAACTCGCTTTTCCAGTCGAAAACTGTTTTCTCCtggaaatcttcaaattttcgacgTTTATTATAGAATTCTGGCTTTGGAACTGCCAATTCTCGTACTTTTCCACGTTCCATTAGCTGGAAACTCTGaaactttgaagttttttggctgaaaatcgggGTTTTGCGAACTGTGGCTGCTGCCTCGTGTTTTACGAGTCCTTCGATCTCGGCCAGGGCTTCTAAGTAGTCATCTGAGCTGCTGGATTCGGAAATTACAGCGAGAAGTGTCTGAAAATGActagaattttggaaaaattcaatggtttttaccttttttgtCAGCTCGAAAACATCCATCTTCAAATTCCCGCTCAAAATGAGCCTGGGGACTAGTTCAGAGTTTCCTAGGCCACCGCCGGTGTACTCCTCTCCGACAAcgggtttttattttttttttaattttcgctcaattttcttcgatttttcgcgattttctttcagatttttgcaatttttttgcagttttcaggtaaaaatgcACCGCCTGACACACGTGAGCACTCGAAATCGATCGAGTCTCGCTGAAAAGCTGCGAAACGCCGTCGGAGGTCAGGATTTTGGAAAAGCCAAGCAAATCGTCGCCGGTGGATCGATTGCGGTGAAGGATGAGCATGTATGGAGGATTTTAATGAAGAAATAGCTGGAAAAAGACATttagaaatcgaaaaacggctcgaaaaattgatttttcagcgaattttactccaaaactcaatttttgtcattttgggAGCAATTTTACCcgaaaaaagctaaatttcactaaaattcataattttctcgaaaattactcaaaaaaaaacacccagaaactgcaaatttcaccggattttcacaatttttcgaaaatttcagaaaaaagttcgaaaatccacgtggaaatctcaaaaaactgtcgattttccccatttttcagctatttttctggaatttttacaaattactGATAAAAACTCTCAGAAACTGCAAATTTTACCGggttttcgcaattttctgggcaatttttgtggaaaaatccACGTAGATATCCTCAAAAACTgtcgattttcttcaattttgcaCCAAAATCCCCCAAATTTTCAGGGTGAAGACTTCCGTGAGCTCTATGTAATGCCAAAACGAAAACTTCGCGGTCAAACTCAACTGGAACAAGCCACTGGACGTACCGAATACAAAACTCGAAGCCGGTTCGATTTAATGGACCGCCTAACAAAAAGACCGCCGAGAAGTGAAGAAATGGATCCAGAAGCACAGAAATGGTGTGATGTATGGCCAGCTGCACGAACATTTGCATCGTCTGTAGTTCCGTTACCAGTTCGAATGGGCACACGGCCAAATGTTGAGAAGCGAGCACCGTTTAAGAAGGAAGGAAATTTGGAATTGGttaaaattcccaatttcttACATTTAACACCACCGGCTATTCAACAACACTGTCAAGCTATCAAAagtaaactgaaatttcgcaTTATTAAAAACACTTAATTTTCATCagtttcatagaaaaattgacaaaaaacagtgaaattggcttgaaaaatggaaattttgctgaaattcacatattttaccgaaaatttgacttgaaaatgccaattttcacatatttttctcaaaaatctacGTGGAAATcgatgctaattttttttgggcgctgcttagactacaaactacaagttttgggcgctgctaatttttgggcgctgctaatttttgggcgctgctaatttttgggcgctgctaattttcaggcgctgctaattttttggtcgctgctaattttttggtcgctgctaatttttggtcgctgctaatttttggtcgctgctaattttttggtcgctgctaatttttgggcgctgctaattttttggtcgctgctaatttttggtcgctgctaatttttggtcgctgctaattttttggtcgctgctaattttcaggcgctgctaatttttggtcgctgctaattttttggtcgctgctaattttttgggcgctgctaattttttggtcgctgctaattttttggtcgctgctaattttttggtcgctgctaatttttgggcgctgctaattttttggtcgctgctaatttttggtcgctgctaatttttggtcgctgctaattatTGGTCGctactaattttttggtcgctgctaattttttggtcgctgctaatttttaggcgctgctaattttttgggcgctgctaatttttgggcgctgctaattttttgggcgctgctaatttttgggcgctgctaatttttgggcgctgctaattttttgggcgctgctaattttttgggcgctgctaattttttgggcgctgctaatttttaggcgctgctaattttttgggcgctgctaattttttgggcgctgctaatttttaggcgctgctaattttttgggcgc
This is a stretch of genomic DNA from Caenorhabditis elegans chromosome V. It encodes these proteins:
- the sws-1 gene encoding SWIM-type domain-containing protein (Confirmed by transcript evidence) — encoded protein: MDVFELTKKTLLAVISESSSSDDYLEALAEIEGLVKHEAAATSFQLMERGKEKTVFDWKSEFNLKNAKKVERWTVEEKEKREKQRCFIEVEHYKKKEYLNFLYPGVHYCTCPYFQSTVLQKQTNWICVHILAYYFAKNFGKIERIECKSEIVGLVKKIFIRSIFLEEKK
- the sws-1 gene encoding SWIM-type domain-containing protein (Confirmed by transcript evidence), with product MDVFELTKKTLLAVISESSSSDDYLEALAEIEGLVKHEAAATSFQLMERGKVRELAVPKPEFYNKRRKFEDFQEKTVFDWKSEFNLKNAKKVERWTVEEKEKREKQRCFIEVEHYKKKEYLNFLYPGVHYCTCPYFQSTVLQKQTNWICVHILAYYFAKNFGKIERIECKSEIVGLVKKIFIRSIFLEEKK